One genomic region from Bufo bufo chromosome 3, aBufBuf1.1, whole genome shotgun sequence encodes:
- the LOC120993162 gene encoding immunoglobulin superfamily member 3-like, with product MYLTPHSTALQCLLTAALLLYTGGVLSQVQVPQGPLFRVQGSAVALWCNATGYPARGFEWSIHPAQSPRQRLQIVSSVDPDFSYAIYRERLNVRREIYLEKVRKDSARLHLVHIQATDAGDYECYAPSLRHDYYGSHSASVRLSVIPDLLQVSLLSPEELTLHAESSVTLTCEVVSGTAQHTHISITWYQSRLEADRPIATCSEQSVMSVAAAFQDRHWASELRLEKVSATRYQLSLSALRGTDDGHYYCQATEWIQDPDRSWYPLSSKRSRGTAVHVHAADVMSAVHSSTADGTHPKVFYILMLQLPLVAWAAY from the exons GTGGCGTTCTCTCTCAGGTCCAGGTTCCTCAGGGCCCCTTGTTTCGGGTGCAGGGCTCCGCGGTCGCCCTCTGGTGTAACGCCACCGGTTACCCGGCCAGAGGCTTCGAGTGGTCCATTCACCCGGCCCAGTCTCCCAGACAGAGGTTGCAGATTGTCAGCTCTGTGGACCCCGACTTTTCCTACGCTATATACAGAGAGCGGCTGAACGTCCGGCGAGAGATTTACCTGGAGAAGGTGAGAAAAGACTCCGCGAGACTCCACCTCGTCCACATCCAGGCGACGGACGCGGGCGACTACGAGTGCTACGCCCCAAGCTTACGACACGACTACTACGGGAGTCACAGCGCAAGCGTCAGGCTGTCAG TGATTCCTGACTTGCTGCAGGTCTCGTTGCTGTCGCCTGAGGAGCTGACACTTCATGCGGAGTCCTCGGTGACCCTGACGTGTGAGGTGGTCTCTGGCACTGCCCAGCACACCCACATCTCCATCACCTGGTACCAGAGCAGACTGGAGGCCGACAGGCCCATCGCCACCTGCTCCGAACAATCTGTCATGTCCGTGGCAGCCGCCTTCCAGGACCGGCACTGGGCCAGCGAGCTGCGGCTGGAGAAGGTGTCGGCCACCCGCTACCAGCTGTCCCTGAGTGCCCTGCGGGGCACTGATGACGGGCACTACTACTGCCAGGCCACCGAGTGGATCCAGGACCCAGACAGAAGCTGGTACCCACTGAGCAGCAAGAGGAGCCGAGGCACCGCCGTCCACGTCCACGCCGCAG ATGTGATGTCGGCCGTCCACAGCTCCACCGCAGACGGGACTCATCCCAAGGTCTTCTACATCCTCATGTTACAGCTCCCCCTGGTGGCCTGGGCAGCTTACTGA